Genomic window (Candidatus Vicinibacter proximus):
ACACGAGACCTGACCAGATCAAAAAATAGAATCAAAGGAATGCTATATCAAGTAGGTATAGAGATTCCCGAACGGTTTGGAAGCGGAAATTGGAGCAATATATTCATAAACTGGTTAAAAGACCTACCTATCTCATTTGGAACATTACGAACTGCTTTAAACCATCAAATAAAAATGATGGAAAATATAAGGGTAGAAAAAAACCTGGTACTTAAAGATATTCGCAAACTAGCAGTTAGTGAAAAGTATGCCCCCATTGCTTCTAGATTAAAAACGGTACCTGGTGTGGGCACAATAACTGCCATTACTTTAATAACGGAAATAGAAGACATGAATCGCTTCAAGAGTTTCGAAAAACTAAATGCATTCGTTGGTTTTTATCCCTCGGAGTTTTCCAGTGGGGAACATATTCGTACAGGACATATAATAAGTAGACATCATAAGCGATTGCGTAGCTTAATCCTAGAAGCCGCCTGGATAGGAATAAGACGTGATCCTGCTATGACCCAATATTATAATAATACAAAACTAAAAGTAGGAGGTAAAAGAGCTATCATTAAAGTTTCACGAAAACTATTAAATCGTATAAGGTCAATTTGGTTAAATAAAATAGATTATGAAATCGGAATATTGAAATAAATAAAATTATACTCTTTTCTTACTATATAAATTAAAAACGAGCAAAAGTTGAATAGACCACTTCCGCGTTCCTTGTATCCAAAATACTATAAGTGAGTGTGTGGCTATCAATTATACTTTGCTATATTGATAAATACTTGTGGCAACTAAAA
Coding sequences:
- a CDS encoding IS110 family transposase, coding for MTKVLQKAGFVGETIYVGIDVHLKSWNVSLYYGSQYLRSFHQSPHPDILVSFLQREFPGANYSCAYEAGFSGYWIKRAFDRQGVSCIVVNPADIPQTDKGNKSKTDRNDSKRIGSSLQAGMLCPIYIPSQETEADRQLVRTNEKLTRDLTRSKNRIKGMLYQVGIEIPERFGSGNWSNIFINWLKDLPISFGTLRTALNHQIKMMENIRVEKNLVLKDIRKLAVSEKYAPIASRLKTVPGVGTITAITLITEIEDMNRFKSFEKLNAFVGFYPSEFSSGEHIRTGHIISRHHKRLRSLILEAAWIGIRRDPAMTQYYNNTKLKVGGKRAIIKVSRKLLNRIRSIWLNKIDYEIGILK